A window from Candidatus Neomarinimicrobiota bacterium encodes these proteins:
- a CDS encoding helix-hairpin-helix domain-containing protein, whose product MVNQRVSLQLNINTADRESLMELPRIGPAMSKRIIAHREKNGYFKSFEDLLKVKGIGPATIQKLKPFIYF is encoded by the coding sequence ATGGTTAATCAACGGGTCTCCTTACAGCTTAATATTAATACTGCTGACCGGGAATCCCTGATGGAATTACCCCGGATTGGCCCCGCGATGTCTAAACGAATTATTGCACATCGCGAAAAGAATGGATATTTTAAATCGTTTGAAGATTTGCTGAAAGTGAAGGGGATAGGCCCGGCTACAATTCAAAAATTGAAACCATTTATCTATTTTTAA